Proteins co-encoded in one Populus trichocarpa isolate Nisqually-1 chromosome 10, P.trichocarpa_v4.1, whole genome shotgun sequence genomic window:
- the LOC7489629 gene encoding ATP synthase subunit d, mitochondrial, with amino-acid sequence MSGPSKKVVDVAFKASKTVDWDGMAKLLVSDEARKEFATLRRAFNEVNAQLGTKFSQEPEPIDWESYRKGIGSRLVDMYKQAYESVEIPKFEDKTTPEYKPKFDQLLVDLKEAEQQSLKESERLDKEIADVQELKKKISTMTAEEYFEKHPELKKKFDDEIRNDYWGY; translated from the exons ATGAGCGGACCTTCAAAGAAAGTAGTGGATGTGGCATTTAAAGCATCGAAAACCGTTGATTGGGATGGGATGGCCAAGCTTTTAGTCTCCGATGAGGCTCGCAAAGAGTTCGCTACTCTTCGTCGCGCTTTCAACGAAGTTAACGCCCAACTCGGGACCAAGTTCAGCCAG GAACCCGAACCCATAGACTGGGAATCTTACAGAAAAGGAATTGGCTCTCGCTTGGTGGACATGTACAAACAGGCATATGAAA GCGTAGAGATCCCTAAGTTTGAAGACAAAACGACTCCAGAATACAAGCCTAAATTTGATCAATTG TTGGTGGATTTGAAAGAAGCAGAGCAACAATCCCTGAAGGAGTCTGAGCGCTTGGATAAAGAAATTGCTGATGTTCAAGAATTGAAG AAAAAAATCAGCACCATGACTGCAGAAGAGTACTTCGAGAAGCATCCTGAGCTGAAGAAAAAGTTTGATGATGAAATCCGTAATGACTATTGGGGTTATTGA